From the genome of Phyllostomus discolor isolate MPI-MPIP mPhyDis1 chromosome 12, mPhyDis1.pri.v3, whole genome shotgun sequence, one region includes:
- the LOC114510806 gene encoding NADH dehydrogenase [ubiquinone] 1 beta subcomplex subunit 8, mitochondrial-like, with protein MLLDPYPKTPEQRAAATKQYNMRVEDYEPYPDDGMGYGNSPKLPDRSQHERNPWYEWDHPDLRLNWGELIHWNRDMYIRNHVDTSPTPVSWDVMCKHFFGFLTFMLFMFWVGETYPSYQPVVPKQYPYNNLYLK; from the coding sequence ATGCTCCTGGATCCTTATCCCAAGACCCCAGAACAAAGAGCTGCTGCCACCAAGCAGTATAATATGCGTGTGGAAGACTATGAGCCGTACCCAGACGATGGCATGGGATATGGCAACTCCCCAAAGCTCCCTGACCGCTCACAGCATGAGAGGAATCCATGGTATGAATGGGACCACCCCGATCTGAGATTGAACTGGGGTGAACTGATTCACTGGAACCGAGATATGTATATCAGGAATCATGTGGACACATCCCCGACGCCTGTTTCTTGGGATGTCATGTGTAAGCATTTCTTCGGCTTCCTGACCTTCATGCTGTTCATGTTTTGGGTGGGGGAGACTTATCCCTCCTACCAGCCCGTGGTGCCAAAGCAGTATCCTTATAATAATCTGTACCTGAAATAA